The window ATCCAGCTCGAAGGCGGCCTCGACCCCTCCCAGGTGGGCATCGGCGTGCCGGCGTCCCCGAGCGGCGCGGGCAGCGGCTACGTCTCCCCGACCATCGTGAACAACGCCCTGGACTGCCTGGCCCGGGGCACGAACTGCGGTGCGTTCAAGCCGGCGAAGACCTACCCGGGGCTGCGCGGCGCGATGACCTGGTCGACCAACTGGGACGCCAAGGCGGGTGGCTCCTGGTCGAACGCGGTGGGTCCGAAGGTCCACGGCCTGCCGTAGGCGGTAGGGGTGGGGGTGGCCGTGGATCGCGGTCACATTGGCCGGTTTCGAATTCTTGACCCGGACATGCCATGAGAGCACGCTGTGCGCGTCCGCACGGCACCCCCACCTCCCACCCAGGAGAACGCATGCGGCTCCACACCCGCCGGAGGGCCGCCGTCACGGCGGCCCTGCTGGCGCTCGCCCTCGGCGCACCCGCCTACGGCCTGAGCGCGACGGCATCCACCCCACCCACCCCCTCGACCGCCACCCAGGACGAGGCGATCGTCCAGTACGAGATCCAGGGACCGGCCACGGCCGTCGAGCGCACCGCCCTGCTCCGCACGGGCGCCTCCATCGACGAGGTGGACGCCCGCTCGGTGGTCGTCAGCGCCGACCCGATGCAGGCCAAGAGCCTGCGCGCCCTCGGCTACAAGCTCACCGCGCTGCCGGGTCCGCCCGACCGCTCCGAGCGCGGCGTCGCGGCGAGCCCGATGGACTTCCCGTCCGCCGACTCGAAGTACCACAACTACGCCGAGGCGAACGCGGAGATCGACCAGCGCATCGCCCAGTACCCCGGGATCATGAGCAAGAAGGTCATCGGGAAGTCGTACCAGGGCCGGGACCTGATCGCGATCAAGATCAGTGACAACGTCGCGACCGACGAGGCCGAACCCGAGGTGCTCTTCACCCACCACCAGCACGCCCGTGAGCACCTCACGGTCGAGATGGCCCTGTACCTGCTCAAGGAGTTCGGCTCCAAGTACGGCACCGACTCCCGCGTCACCAACGCCGTCAACGGCCGCGAGATCTGGATCATCCCCGACCTCAACCCGGACGGTGGCGAGTACGACATCGCCACCGGTTCCTACCGCTCCTGGCGCAAGAACCGGCAGCCGAACTCCGGCTCCTCGTACGTGGGCACCGACCTGAACCGCAACTGGGACTACAAGTGGGGCTGCTGCGGCGGTTCCAGCGGCAGCAAGAGCTCCGAGACCTACCGGGGGGCCGCCGCGTCCTCCGCGCCCGAGGTCAAGGTGGTGTCCGACTTCGTCCGCAGCCGGATCGTGGGCGGCAAGCAGCAGATCAAGGCCGCCATCGACTTCCACACCTACAGCGAGCTGGTGCTGTGGCCGTTCGGGTGGACGTACAACGACACCGCGCCCGGTCTGAGCGCCGACGACCTGGCGGCGTACAAGAAGATCGGCACCAGCATGGCCAACAGCAACGGCTACACGCCGGAGCAGTCGAGCGACCTGTACATCACCGACGGGACGATCGACGACTGGCTGTGGGGCAACCAGCGCATCTTCTCCTACACCTTCGAGATGTACCCGTCCGAGTCCGGGGGCGGGGGCGGCTTCTACCCGCCCGACGAGGTGATCGACCGGGAGACGGCGCGCAACAAGGACGCCGTGCTCCAACTCCTGGAGAACGCGGACTGCATGTACCGCTCGATCGGCAAGGAAGCGCAGTACTGCACGCAGTGACGTGACCGCCGGTCCACCCCGACGGGGGCGCCCCACCGCCAGGGGGGCGCCCCTCCCGCGCGTCGACCACGAGGCGGGCCCGCGTCAGCCGAGGACGGCCAGCGCGTCGATCTCGATCAGCAGCCCGGCGGGCAGCCCCACGTACACGGTGGTGCGGGCGGCCGGGGCCTGCTTCAGGCCCTGCTCCTCGAAGTAGGCGTTGTAGAGCGCGTTCATCTCGCCGAAGTGGTCCGTGTCGGTCAGGTAGACGCGGATCATCATCACGTCGTCCCAGCTCGCGCCGCCCGCCTCCAGCACGGAGCGGACGTTCTCCAGCGTCTGGAGGGTCTGGGCGCGCAGGGTGGGCCCGGCGGGGGTCGGCGGCTGCCCCTCGACGTGCGGGAGGAAGCCGACCTGGCCGGCGACCTGGAGCAGGTTCCCCTTGCGCACGCCGTGCGAGAACCTCGCGGGCGGCGTGGTGTGGGTGTCGGGGGTGATGGCGATCTTGTCGGTCACGGCGTGTCCTCCTGTGCGGGTTCCTGTACGAGGTCCTGGTCCGGGTCCCGGGCGGAGCCCGAGTACTCGTGGCTGATCGCGTCGGCGCTGCGGCGCACCAGGGGCAGCAGTTCGAGCAGCGCGTCGGCGCCGACCACCACGGTGGGGGCGGAGACCGACATGGCGGCGACGACCCGCCCGTCCGGCCCGCGCACGGGCGCGCCGACGCAGTTGATGGACTCCTCGTGACCGCCGAAGTCGGTGGCCCAGCCCTGTTCCCGCACGAGGTCCAGCTCGCGCAGGAAGGCCTGCGCGTCGGGGGTGGACCGGGCGGTGTAGGCCGGGTACTCGATCCGGTCGGCCAGCGCCCGCCGTTCGGCCTCGGGCAGGTCGGCGAGGAGGAGCTTGGCGACGGCGGCGACGGTGAGCGGGACGGGCCTGCCGATGCGGGAGTACATGCGCACCGGGTAGCGGCTGTCGACCTTGTCGACGTACACGACCTCGTCGTCCTGGTGGAGGGCGAGGTGCACGGTATGGCCGGTGAGCCGGTTCAGCTCGACCAGGTGCGGGTGGGCGATCCCGCGGATGTCGAGGTTCTCGATGGCCTCGGCGGCGAGCGCGAAGATGCGGGCGCCGAGGCGGTAGCGGCCGTCCTGCTGCCGGTACACGAAGCCCTGTTCGTGCAGGGTGCGCAGCAGTCGCAGGGCGGTGCTCTTGTGCACGCCGAGGTCCTCGGCGACCTCGCCGAGGCCGGCGGGGCCCCGGGCCAGCACGGGGAGGATCCGCAGGGCCCGCTCCACCGATTGGCTCACGCCGTGTCCTCTCGTAGCGGGCCTCCGACGCGGCTCCCGCGGCGGGGGAACGGAGGGGAACGGAACCGACACCGTTGACCCGTCGTCATCCGGGATGTTAGACAGCCACAGGCACCACCCGCAACGCACGTTGCGTCACACGCAACGCGAGAGGATTCCGCATGGGCAGCGAAGCACTCCGACGTCTGGCCGACGAGCCGGTCGACCACCGGTTCAAGGGTCTCCCCCCGGACGCCGAACGCGCCTCCCTCACCGTCGGGCAGCTCGCGGCCGAACGCCGGAACCTGCACACCGGCGGGTTCACCACCCCCGTCCTCACCCTCGACGCGGACGCCCTCGCCCACAACCTGGCGGCGCTGGAGACCTACGCCGAGCGCCACCACCTGTCCTTCGCCCCGCACGGCAAGACCTGCATGGCCCCCCAGTTGTTCCACCGCCAGTTGGAGCACGGCGCCTGGGGCATCACCGCCGCCGTGCCGCACCAGGCCCGCGTCTACCGCGCCTTCGGCATCGGGCGGATCTTCCTCGCCAACGAACTCGTCGACCCCGCGGCCCTGGCCTGGGTGGCCGACGAACTCGCCGCCGACCCCGACTTCCGGTTCGTCTGCTACGTCGACTCCGTGCGCGGCGTCCAGTTGATGGACCGCGCCCTGCGCGGCCGGCCGGCCGTCGTCGACGTGGTCGTGGAGCTCGGCGCCGGCGAGGGGGCCCGTACCGGCGCCCGCACCGACGAGGACTGCCACGCCGTCGCGGACGCCGTCGCCCAGACCGACACGCTGCGCCTCGTCGGCGTCGCCGGCTACGAGGCGGAGGTCCCCGACGCCGACCCCGACCGCGTCCACGCCTACCTGCGCCGGCTCACCGACCTCGCGGTCGCGTTCGACAAGGCGGGCCGGTTCGCCCCGGACGTGGAGGAGATCGTCGTCAGCGCCGGCGGCTCCGCCTGGTTCGACGCCGTCGCGGACGTCTTCGCCGCGATCCCGGAGCTGTCGCGGCCCGTCCTGAAGCTGCTGCGCTCCGGCGCGTACGTCTCGCACGACCACGGCTGGTACACCCGCCTCACCCCCTTCAACCGGGTCCCGGAGGAGGGCGGGCTGCGTCCCGCGTTCCGCCTGTGGGCCCAGGTGGTCTCCCGGCCCTCCCCCACCCAGGCCTTCGTCAACGCGGGCAAGCGCGACGTCGCCTACGACCTCGGGCTGCCCGAGGCGGAGCTGGTGCGCGACGCCCTCGACGGGACCGAGCACCCGGCCACCGGCGTCCGGGTCGTCAAACTGTCCGACCAGCACGCCTGGTTGGAGACGGACTCCGCCGAGGACGTCCGGGTCGGCGACTGGGTGGCGCTCGGCATGTCGCACCCGTGCACCATCTTCGAGAAGTGGCCGTTGATCCCGGTCGTGGAGGCCGACGGAACGGTCACCGACTACGTGCGCACCTTCTTCTAGTCGTGGACCTCGTCATCCGGGGGGCCCGCGTCGTCGACGGCACGGGCGGGCCCTCGTACCTCGCGGACGTGGGCGTGCACGAGGGCCGCGTCGCCGCGGTCGGGAAGCTCGGCACCGGCCGCGAGACCCTCGACGCGCACGGCCTGGCCCTCGCCCCCGGGTTCGTCGACATGCACGCCCACAGCGACCTCGCGCTGCTCCGCGACCCGGACCACGGCGCGAAGGTCGCCCAGGGCGTGACCCTGGAGGTGCTCGGCCAGGACGGCCTGTCCTACGCACCCGTCGACGACCGCACCCGCGGCGAGGTGCGGGCCGCGATCGCCGGGTGGAACGGCCCGGGCGACGACGTCGACTTCGACTGGCGCGACGTCGGCGGCTACCTCGACCGCCTCGACCGGGGCATCGCGGTCAACGCCGCCTACCTCGTGCCCCAGGGCACCGTGCGCGCGACGGTGCTCGGCTGGGACGACCGTCCCGCGACCCCGGCCGAGCTGGACCGGATGCGCGGGCTCGTCGCCGAGGGCCTCGCGCAGGGCGCCGTGGGGATGTCCTCCGGGCTGACCTACACCCCCGGCATGTACGCGTCCGGCGCCGAACTGGCCGAGCTGTGCGCGGTGGTGGCCTCGTACGGCGGCTACTACTGCCCGCACCACCGCTCGTACGGGCACGGGGCGCTCGCCGCCTACGCCGAGATGGTCGAGCTGGCCCGCGGGGCCGGCTGCGCCCTGCACCTCGCGCACGCCACCATGAACTTCGACGAGAACGAGGGCCGGGCCGGGGAACTGCTGGACCTCCTCGACGCGGCGCTGGCCGACGGCTGCGACATCACCCTCGACACTTATCCGTACACCGCCGGCTGTACGACCCTCGTCGCCCTGCTCCCGAGTTGGGCGAACGCGGGCGGCCCCGAGGCGGTCCTCGCCCGGCTCGCGGACGACGCCGAGGCCGAGCGGATCCGGTACGCGCTGGAGGTGGAGGGCGCGGACGGCTGCCACGGGGTCCCCGTGGACTGGTCGACGATCGAGATCTCGGGTGTCGGCGATCCCGCCTTCGACGCGTACGTCGGCACGCGCGTCACCGGTTGGGACGCCGCCCGGCGGCTGTTGCGGGGAGACCGGCTGCGGCCGACGATCCTCCAGCACGTGGGGCACGAGGAGAACGTCCGCGCGATCATGCGGCACCCCGCCCACACCGGCGGCTCGGACGGCATCCTGCGCGGCGCGAAGCCGCACCCCCGGGCGTACGGCACCTTCCCCCACTACCTGGGGCGCTACGTGCGCGAGCTGGGGGTGCTCACCCTGGAGGAGTGCGTGGCGCACCTCGCGGGCCGGCCGGCGGCCCGGCTGCGCCTGCCCGACCGGGGGCTGGTGCGGGTCGGGTACCGGGCGGACCTGGTCCTCTTCGATCCGGACACGGTCGCGGCCGGGTCCACGTACGCACGTCCGCGGGTGCTGCCGACCGGGATCCCGCACGTCCTGATCGACGGGCGTTTCGTGATGCGGGACGGTCGCAGGACCGACGTCCTGGCCGGGCGTTCGGTACGACGGACGCCGCATTCCGGCCGCTGACGGTTCAATTGAGCCGCTTACGATGAGCGGCATGCTCGCCTTCGCCCCCGCAGCCCTCCTGTTTGTCTTCTTCTGTGCGAGTGTGCGGGAGGACCGGCGGCGATTTCGCAACGCGGTCCTCCTCGGGCTCACCTTCATCAGCCTGGCGATGGCCCTGCTGTTCCAACTCACGCACCTCCCCGACACGCTCGCCAAGATCGTCGCGGTCGCGGTGTTCCTGGTGCCGGCCGTCGGGGTCGTCGCCCTCGCCTGTTTCCTCGTCGCCAACGGGGTGACGATGGTGCGCAAGGAAGGCCGCAGCCCGGGCAACCTGCTGTCCCTGCTGGCCGGTCTGGCGATCTTCGCGGTGCTCGCGCTGGCGGCCGTCGCGATGGCGAGCGGCTCGACCAGGGTGGCCGGGATGACCGCCATGGTCATCATGATCGCGGTGTACGTCTCGTTCCTCTTCGTCTGCTTCCTCGCCTACGCCTACCTCTACGGGCGGATCCGGGTGCGCGGCGACGTCGACTACGTGGTGATGCTCGGCTCCGGCCTCGTCTGCGGGGACCGGGTGCCCCCGCTGCTGGCCTCCCGGCTGCGCAAGGGCCTGCGGATCTACGTGGCCCAGTGCGCCCGCGGCGGCACCGCCCCGCTGCTGCTGCCCTCGGGGGGCAAGGGGTCGAACGAGAAGGTCGCGGAGGCCCGGGCGATGGCCGACTGGCTGATCGCGGAAGGCGTGCCGGCGGACCACGTCGTGCTGGAGGACCGCTCCCGCACGACGGAGGAGAACCTCACCTTCAGCAGGACCATCATGGAAGAGGGGAAGGCGGACTACCGCTGCGTGGTGGTCACCAACAACTTCCACGCCTTCCGCGCGGCCATGATGGCCCGCAAGGTCGGGGTCAACGGCCAGGTGCTGGGCTCCCCGACCGCCGCGTACTTCTGGCCGAGCGCCACGATCCGCGAGTTCGTCGCGGTGTTCGTGGAGCACAAGGGCGTCAACCTGACGGTCTGCGGCACGCTCTTCGCCTTCGGGGCGCTGCTGACGCTGCTGGCCGGCTAGTCGGGGAGACGAGGGCGGGGCGGCCGGTTTCGGGGTGCCGGCCGGGCCGACGTGCGTTCATGGGGATGGCGCCGGAGGATGGGGGCCAGGGGGCACTGGAGGAGGTACGCGATGGACAGTGAATCGGACCAGCGGCCCAGCCGACCGGCCCACCTCTACACCGGGGCGGAGCGTCCGTTCGACCCTGAGGACCTTGTGATGGCGCGCGGCCAGGAGCCGACTCCGGAGCGGCTCGAAAAAGCGCGTCAGATGATCGAAAAGGAGGGTCCGGCGGCGCTGGAACGCTACCTCCCGTAGCGCGCGCCTCCCGACCGGGCGCCGCCCGACACGTTCGCGACGCGTCGGGCGGCGTCGCGGAGCTGCGCGAGCGGGCGGTACGGGACGCGCCCCGCGCGGACGGGGCCGCCGCCCCCGCCCGTCCCCCGGGGTGACGAGCGCAACACGATCGTCGCCCTCGGGCGCACACACCCGTTCCGCAGGGCGGGACGGGCCCCGGACCCGCGTTTCCAAGGACGGACCGCACCGCCACCC of the Streptomyces sp. NBC_01426 genome contains:
- a CDS encoding IclR family transcriptional regulator, giving the protein MSQSVERALRILPVLARGPAGLGEVAEDLGVHKSTALRLLRTLHEQGFVYRQQDGRYRLGARIFALAAEAIENLDIRGIAHPHLVELNRLTGHTVHLALHQDDEVVYVDKVDSRYPVRMYSRIGRPVPLTVAAVAKLLLADLPEAERRALADRIEYPAYTARSTPDAQAFLRELDLVREQGWATDFGGHEESINCVGAPVRGPDGRVVAAMSVSAPTVVVGADALLELLPLVRRSADAISHEYSGSARDPDQDLVQEPAQEDTP
- a CDS encoding YdcF family protein, whose translation is MLAFAPAALLFVFFCASVREDRRRFRNAVLLGLTFISLAMALLFQLTHLPDTLAKIVAVAVFLVPAVGVVALACFLVANGVTMVRKEGRSPGNLLSLLAGLAIFAVLALAAVAMASGSTRVAGMTAMVIMIAVYVSFLFVCFLAYAYLYGRIRVRGDVDYVVMLGSGLVCGDRVPPLLASRLRKGLRIYVAQCARGGTAPLLLPSGGKGSNEKVAEARAMADWLIAEGVPADHVVLEDRSRTTEENLTFSRTIMEEGKADYRCVVVTNNFHAFRAAMMARKVGVNGQVLGSPTAAYFWPSATIREFVAVFVEHKGVNLTVCGTLFAFGALLTLLAG
- a CDS encoding RidA family protein produces the protein MTDKIAITPDTHTTPPARFSHGVRKGNLLQVAGQVGFLPHVEGQPPTPAGPTLRAQTLQTLENVRSVLEAGGASWDDVMMIRVYLTDTDHFGEMNALYNAYFEEQGLKQAPAARTTVYVGLPAGLLIEIDALAVLG
- a CDS encoding M14 family metallopeptidase, which produces MRLHTRRRAAVTAALLALALGAPAYGLSATASTPPTPSTATQDEAIVQYEIQGPATAVERTALLRTGASIDEVDARSVVVSADPMQAKSLRALGYKLTALPGPPDRSERGVAASPMDFPSADSKYHNYAEANAEIDQRIAQYPGIMSKKVIGKSYQGRDLIAIKISDNVATDEAEPEVLFTHHQHAREHLTVEMALYLLKEFGSKYGTDSRVTNAVNGREIWIIPDLNPDGGEYDIATGSYRSWRKNRQPNSGSSYVGTDLNRNWDYKWGCCGGSSGSKSSETYRGAAASSAPEVKVVSDFVRSRIVGGKQQIKAAIDFHTYSELVLWPFGWTYNDTAPGLSADDLAAYKKIGTSMANSNGYTPEQSSDLYITDGTIDDWLWGNQRIFSYTFEMYPSESGGGGGFYPPDEVIDRETARNKDAVLQLLENADCMYRSIGKEAQYCTQ
- a CDS encoding amino acid deaminase, producing the protein MGSEALRRLADEPVDHRFKGLPPDAERASLTVGQLAAERRNLHTGGFTTPVLTLDADALAHNLAALETYAERHHLSFAPHGKTCMAPQLFHRQLEHGAWGITAAVPHQARVYRAFGIGRIFLANELVDPAALAWVADELAADPDFRFVCYVDSVRGVQLMDRALRGRPAVVDVVVELGAGEGARTGARTDEDCHAVADAVAQTDTLRLVGVAGYEAEVPDADPDRVHAYLRRLTDLAVAFDKAGRFAPDVEEIVVSAGGSAWFDAVADVFAAIPELSRPVLKLLRSGAYVSHDHGWYTRLTPFNRVPEEGGLRPAFRLWAQVVSRPSPTQAFVNAGKRDVAYDLGLPEAELVRDALDGTEHPATGVRVVKLSDQHAWLETDSAEDVRVGDWVALGMSHPCTIFEKWPLIPVVEADGTVTDYVRTFF
- a CDS encoding N-acyl-D-amino-acid deacylase family protein — translated: MDLVIRGARVVDGTGGPSYLADVGVHEGRVAAVGKLGTGRETLDAHGLALAPGFVDMHAHSDLALLRDPDHGAKVAQGVTLEVLGQDGLSYAPVDDRTRGEVRAAIAGWNGPGDDVDFDWRDVGGYLDRLDRGIAVNAAYLVPQGTVRATVLGWDDRPATPAELDRMRGLVAEGLAQGAVGMSSGLTYTPGMYASGAELAELCAVVASYGGYYCPHHRSYGHGALAAYAEMVELARGAGCALHLAHATMNFDENEGRAGELLDLLDAALADGCDITLDTYPYTAGCTTLVALLPSWANAGGPEAVLARLADDAEAERIRYALEVEGADGCHGVPVDWSTIEISGVGDPAFDAYVGTRVTGWDAARRLLRGDRLRPTILQHVGHEENVRAIMRHPAHTGGSDGILRGAKPHPRAYGTFPHYLGRYVRELGVLTLEECVAHLAGRPAARLRLPDRGLVRVGYRADLVLFDPDTVAAGSTYARPRVLPTGIPHVLIDGRFVMRDGRRTDVLAGRSVRRTPHSGR